A window of Cryptomeria japonica chromosome 3, Sugi_1.0, whole genome shotgun sequence contains these coding sequences:
- the LOC131070430 gene encoding uncharacterized protein LOC131070430, whose amino-acid sequence MSSSSPPCRAIPGRKDPAWKYTEPFPRQKRGEAKCKFCKTIFHGGINRLKYHLAGIRGHDAEPCTLALPEAIRECQVLLDTFETQKEIKNRQREELAQTSIGCVGEASFMPPYCPSGSASASVAGSASASGSTSATPIIGPRVRKSRMDSYFEPRITSGAQPSLERTAWNKEVHNKAKGAIGRFWFYCNIPFFAARSPSWQSMVDAIAICGSGFKAPSDSELSGPILIESVADVKATLEDQREIWKKKGCTIMIDGWTDRRNWTLLNFLVSSTGGTMFLKSIDASAHSKNATYLCEVIEEVIYEVGEENVVEVVTDNAANYVAVGKLLMERHPSIFRSPCAAHCIDLMLEDIGKIAWIKTCVEKAKNICKYVYNMHGSLT is encoded by the exons ATGTCTAGTTCTAGTCCTCCTTGTAGAGCAATCCCGGGTAGAAAAGATCCAGCTTGGAAATATACAGAACCTTTTCCCAGGCAAAAAAGAGGAGAGGCAAAATGTAAATTTtgcaaaacaatctttcatggaggcataaatagattgaaataccacCTTGCCGGCATACGTGGCCATGATGCAGAGCCTTGCACACTAGCACTTCCTGAGGCTATTCGTGAGTGCCAAGTGCTATTAGACACATTTGAGACTCAAAAAGAAATAAAGAATAGGCAAAGGGAGGAGTTGGCTCAGACTAGCATTGGTTGTGTTGGAGAGGCCTCTTTCATGCCTCCATATTGTCCTAGTGGGAGTGCTAGTGCTTCTGTTGCCGGTAGTGCTAGTGCTAGTGGGAGTACCAGTGCAACTCCAATCATTGGTCCTAGAGTTCGTAAATCTAGGATGGATTCATATTTTGAGCCACGCATTACTTCTGGTGCCCAACCTTCACTTGAGAGAACGGCTTGGAACAAAGAGGTACACAATAAGGCTAAAGGTGCAATTGGAAGATTTTGGTTTTATTGCAATATTCCATTCTTCGCAGCCAG GTCTCCTTCTTGGCAGAGCATGGTTGATGCCATCGCTATTTGTGGGTCGGGTTTCAAAGCCCCTTCTGATTCCGAGTTAAGTGGCCCAATTTTGATAGAATCGGTGGCTGATGTAAAAGCCACATTAGAGGATCagcgagagatatggaagaagaaaggttgcaccatcatgatcgATGGTTGGACTGATAGGAGAAATTGGAcgctcctaaattttcttgtttcttctacaG GTGGCACCATGTTCTTGAAGTCCATTGATGCTTCCGCACATTCTAAAAATGCCACTTACCTATGTGAGGTTATAGAGGAGGTCATATATGAAGTGGGTGAGGAGAATGTAGTAGAAGTGGTGACcgataatgcagcaaattatgttgctgtaggtaaacttttgatggagaggcacccatctatatttCGGTCTCCATGTgccgcccattgcattgacctcatgttggaggacattggtaagattgcatggatcaaGACATGTGTAGAgaaggcaaaaaatatttgcaaatatGTATACAATATGCATGGGTCCTTAACTTAA